CCGGTCGGTCCCGGGTTCGAGTCCCCGAAGGTCCACTGAAGCTGAACTAAAGATTATAAAATACAAGATCTGGCCCGGTGGCTCAGTTGGTTAGAGCGCCGCCCTGTCACGGCGGAGGTCGTGGGTTCGAGTCCCATCCGGGTCGTTTGCATAAAAATGCATAATTGGGGTCTTAGCTCAGCTGGGAGAGCATCTGCCTTACAAGCAGAGGGTCACAGGTTCGAGCCCTGTAGGCCCCATTGGTGATTTTATTGCCAGTCATGTTTTTAACATGAACGCCGGCGTGGCGGAACTGGCAGACGCACAGGACTTAAAATCCTGCGGGACTTATACTCCCGTACCGGTTCGATTCCGGTCGCCGGCATTTAGCGGTAAACAGTTATCTGTTTGCCGCTATTTTTTTGTTAGGGCAAAGCCCTGTTTACCATTGTGGAGTTTTTCGTTGATCCGAAAAACGGAACTTTGGAAAACAAATAAACCACCTGCTATGCAGGTGAGTTAGAATTGCTTCAGCTTACAGCAAAAAACCTCCAGTGTTATAATTAATGTAAGGTTCGCCAACCGCATTAATAAACAAAGGAGGTATCCATATGGATAGTAACAGTTTATCACATACAAAATGGAATTGTAAGTATCATATTGTATTTGCACCAAAATATAGGAGAAAAATAGCATACGGAAAAATAAAACAGGATATAGCAAATATTTTAAGTATGTTATGCAAAAGAAAAGGTGTAAAAATTGTAGAAGCAGAGATATGTCCAGATCATGTACATAGGCTAGTAGAAATTCCGCCAAGCATTAGTGTATCGTATTTTGTAGGGTATTTGAAAGGAAAAAGTACACTTATGATATTTGAAAGACATACAAATTTGAAATATAAATATGGAAATAGACATTTTTGGTGTCGAGGATATTATGTAGATACGGTAGGGAAAAATGCAAAGAAAATACAGGAATATATAGCAAATCAGTTACAAGAAGATTTGGAATATGATCAGATGACACTGAAAGAGTATATTGACCCGTTTACGGGTGAGCCAGTAAAAGCAAACAAATAAAATAAGCCCTTTAGGGCTTAGTAGGTAAATGATGTTGCGCTTGGCGAACCTATTTCGGAGAGTCTTTAGACTCCAGTGCCGGTAACAGACCCTTATAGGGTCAAAGCAAGCCACCGGCTTAGCCGGTGGTCTTGACTTGACTTTTCATATATTGCCATGATTTAGGCGATATAGTAATATGAAAGTAATAAGATGGGAGGGGATGTGGAATAAATGGAAATAGAAAAAGAAATACAGAAGAGAATAGAGGAAATGGAAAAAGAAACATATGAATTTCCTGCCAGATTCTCCCCAAAAGATTATATGATATGGGGACTGGTTGTAGCAGTAAGTTTAATCGTAGTGATTTTAGGGGCCGGATGGTAACAGCAACATGAAGGATGAAAAGGAAAAAGAAATACAGGGGGAAGTATTATTTGGAATACTGCCTGTAATGAAAAAAGAAAAGATATATGGTTTTACGGATGCAATCTTAATCTTATCAGGTTATTGTATTGCCACCTGGAGTTATACTCAAGGTTCTTATTTGGCTGGCTTAGTAGGCTTTCGCCAGTTGTTGGCAGGGGCATTTGCAGGAGCCATTCTGATGCTTGCAATATATCAGCTGCCGGTGATTTTGTCAGTAAGATACGGGATTGATATTTGGATTTGGCTGAGAAGTGTCTTTGGAACTTCAGGAGTAAAAGCTGTAGCTGTGGGAATTATTTTAATAAATTTTCCCTGGTATGCAGTGTGCGCTCAGCTTTTCTCTTCTTCCATGATAAATTTGGCAGGATTGTTTGGGATAGAGATTCCTCAGCAGTTTCACACACCGGGAGCTTTACCTTGCGTATTGGCAGGCACTGTAATTGCCTATAAGGGAGTAGGCGCTATTGAGGGAGCTACAAAAATTCTGGTGCCTCTTTTATTGCTTATTGGAGTTGTTGTGGTAGTGGTTGGCTTTACTTCTATTCCTCCTGAGGCGATTTGGGACTATCGTCCGGACAACCCTTCCTCAGATCATATTACATCTTATATTATTTCTATAGAAGCCAACTTTGCTTTTGTGATTACTTTGGTAGGCGGTATGGCGGAGGTTCCCAGGCTGGTGAAAAACGAGAGAGCAGGCTTTTGGGCGGGAGTGATTGGGCAGGGGATTTTCAGGCTCATTTTTTGTGGTAATCGGGGCGGTAATGGCGATTGCTATGAAATACACTTGTGGGGAAATGATTGACGATCCTACTGTAATGCTGGCTACTTTGGCTGCCCCGTGGCTGGCTCTTTCTTCTCTGATGTTAGTAGCTTTTGCCAATATAGGGACCCAGGCTGTAGGGACTTATATTTATGGGGTGATGCTGAAATCAGTTTTTGAGAAGGCCAGGTACAGAAAAATTATTTTGGGGCTTGCAGCATATGGAGCCGTATTTTGTATATGGGGGAAAATTATAGAGTATTTTGGGGCGTTTCTCACTATCAGCGCATGTATTTACGCTCCATTGGCAGCTCTGCTGTTTGTAGATTTTTTCTTTGTGAGAAAGCAGCGTTTATCTTTGCGGTCAGCCTATGGTCTAAAAGGATATCATGGGTATAATTATACAAAGGGCGTTAATATTGTGGGGATCCGTTGTCTTTTTATGGGAGCTGCTTTATCTTTAGCTATATATAATCCTATTTCAGGGAAGATTCACATACAAACGTTTTTTTATTTGACGCCGACAGGCTGCTCCTTTCTGGCTACAGGCTTGACCTACCTTTTCCTCAGCAAAATACCGGCAGTCAGAAAATATCTTTTACAGGACAGGAAGGAAATTAAGGAACTTTATAGAAAGCCCTTTGACACAGAAAAAGTGCCTCCAAAGCAAAATTTGCTGTTTCTTCCATTTATATGGGCCGCCTGTTTTGCGGCTACCAGAAAAGGCAGATTAAGGATTCATAAAGTTAATATGAAAGGGCTAAAGCCTCCTTATTTAGTTCTGGCCACACATCACGCATTTATAGATTTTGAAATTACTCAGCTGGCGCTGTTTCCCCACAGAGTAAATTATGTTTCAGAGCTGGAGGGCTTTGAACTTTATGGGGAATGGCTGTATCGCCAGGCAGGCTGTCTGGGGACCAGGAAATTTATTGCAGATATAAATTTAGTAAAGAATATTAAATTGGTTATGGATAGAAAAGGGATTTTGGCTATGTATCCTGAAGCCAGATATGCCAATGTGGGAACGGTGTCTCAGCTGCCCTTGTCTGTGGGGAAACTGGTAAAGCTATTAAAAGTACCTGTAGTTGTGTTAAATATGAAGGGCAATTATCTCCAGTCCCCTATATGGAATTTGAAGAAAAGGGGAGGGGTGAAACTGGACTCTCAGCTGGCTCAGATTATTACGAAAGAGGAGGCGGACAGGCTTTCTCCAGAAGAAATACAAAAGAAAATTCAGCAGGCGTTTTATTATGACGAATATAAATATCAAAAAGAAGCCAATATTAGGATTACATATAAAAACAAGGCTGAGGGACTGGAAAAGCCTTTATATCAATGTCCTTTGTGTAAAGGGCAGTTTCAGATGAAAACAAAGGGCAGTTACCTGTTCTGCAGCAAATGTCCAGGCAGATGGGAAATGAATGATCTGGGGGAACTGATCAGGATAGACGGCGGAGAAGAAAACGCAGAAAAATTTGGCAGCATCCCCTTTTGGTATGAGTGGGAGAGGGAAAATGTAAAGGAAGAGATTAACCAGGGAAAGTATAATTTAGATATACAGGTACAGGTGGACGCGCTTCCCAATGCCCACGGATTTTTTGATCTGGGAACAGGGCGGCTGGTTCAGAACGCTTCCGGCTTTTTTCTTACGTTCAAGGAGTATGGAGAAGAGACGGAAAGGACCTTATTCTTTTCTTCCAGAACAATGATTTCTGTTCATACTGAGTATGATTACAGAGGAAAGGGACAGTGTATCACCTTATCTACTTTTAAAAATACATATTTTCTTTTCCCTGTGGAGGAAGGATTTAACGCCACCAAAATCCAGTTTGCAGTAGAATATTTTTTTCAGAAGGGGAAACAGGCAGAAAAATCAGGCCTGCAGCCGCATGAAATTTAGTTAGATGGACACATTAAAACTAAAAAGGAATCCAGGAAATTGGTTAAATCGTGCAAAAATTAATACAAGTGAAAAATTTGTTGAAGAATGGAAATGATGCAAGTATAATAGGTAAGAAAATGTAATGAAGAGAGATTGACAGGAAAGGAAGGAAAGCATGAACTTTAAAGAGATTAACCCATCCCCTCGTACTTTGATGTGTCCAGGTCCAGTGGACGCTGATCCACGTGTACTGCGAGCTATGAGCGCACACATTCTTGGTCAGTTTGATACAGAATTTTTAGATTTGATGTCAGAAACAATGGAAATGGCCCGTCAGGTATTTCAAACAAAAAATAAACAGACATATACAGTAGACACCACATCCAGAGGCGGTTTGGAGACAATTTTAACTGGAGCCATCTGTCCTGGAGATAAGGTACTGATCCCTGCATATGGACGTTTTGGATATTTACTGGCAGAGATTTTAGAGCGCTGCGGCGCAGATATTACTTTGCTGGAAAGAGAATGGGGAACTGTTTTCACTCCTGAGGAGATTGAGGAAGCATTAAAAAAACAAAGCTATAAAGCCCTTGCCATAATTCACGGAGAAACATCAACCTCTATGATGCAGCCTTTAGATGAAATTGGAAAGCTTTGTAAGAAATATGGCGCTCTTTTAATTGTAGATGCAGTTGCTACTTTAGGAGGAGCAGAGGTTAAGGTTGATGAGTGGGGAATAGACGCATGTATTTCCGGCACTCAGAAATGTATTTCCGCACCGTCAGGCTCAGCATTGATCACATATAATGAGGAAATTGAAAAAATCATTTTGGCTAGAAAAAAGGTGGAAAGAGGTATCCGCACCTTAGAGGATGAAGTTACAGACATGCCTCACATTCCAAGTAACTATTTGGATTTGGCCCAGCTGCAGGATTACTGGGGTCCCCGCCATTTAAATCATCACACAGAATCCACAAGTATGCAGTACGCAGTACATGAAGCTTTGCGCTGTATTTTGCTGGAAGGGCTGGAGGCAAGATTTGCCCGTCACAATCTGAATAATAACGCGCTGACTGCCGGACTTCAGGCAATGGGCATGAAGATTTTCGGAGATTTAGAGCACAAAATGCCTGTAGTGACAGCCATTGAGATTCCGGAGGGAGTAGACGGAAAGTCAGTGCGCGCACAGCTGATTGAAGACTTTGGCATTGAGATTGCCACATCCTTTGGCCCTCTGGACGGAAAGATCTGGAGAATCGGCAACATGGGTTATTCCAGCCAAAAGAGAAACATTTTATTGACATTGGGCGCTTTGGAAGCAGTTCTCATGCAGCATAAGGTAAAAATTCCAGCAGGAGATGCAGTTGCAGCTGCCCTGGAAGTTTATAAGAATGCATAAGCATAAATAATGAGGAAATGCCGGAGAAGGCTGCAGAAATGGGAATTCTGCAGTATTCTCCGGTTTCATTGTTAGGGCAAAGCCCTGTTTACCATTGTGGAGTTTTTCGTTGATCCGAAAAACGGAACTTTGGAAAACAAATAAACCACCTGCTATGCAGGTGAGTTAGAATTGCTTCAGCTTATAGCAAAAAACCTCCAGTGTTATAATTAATGTAAGGTTCGCCAACCGCATTAATAAACAAAGGAGGTATCCATATGGATAGTAACAGTTTATCACATACAAAATGGAATTGTAAGTATCATATTGTATTTGCACCAAAATATAGGAGAAAAATAGCATACGGAAAAATAAAACAGGATATAGCAAATATTTTAAGTATGTTATGCAAAAGAAAAGGTGTAAAAATTGTAGAAGCAGAGATATGTCCAGATCATGTACATATGCTAGTAGAAATTCCGCCAAGCATTAGTGTATCGTATTTTGTAGGGTATTTGAAAGGAAAAAGTACACTTATGATATTTGAAAGACATACAAATTTGAAATATAAATATGGAAATAGACATTTTTGGTGTCGAGGATATTATGTAGATACGGTAGGGAAAAATGCAAAGAAAATACAGGAATATATAGCAAATCAGTTACAAGAAGATTTGGAATATGATCAGATGACACTGAAAGAGTATATTGACCCGTTTACGGGTGAGCCAGTAAAAGCAAACAAATAAAATAAGCCCTTTAGGGCTTAGTAGGTAAATGATGTTGCGCTTGGCGAACCTATTTCGGAGAGTCTTTAGACTCCAGTGCCGGTAACAGACCCTTATAGGGTCAAAGCAAGCCACCGGCTTAGCCGGTGGTCTTGACTTNATAAGCCCTTTAGGGCTTAGTAGGTAAATGATGTTGCGCTTGGCGAACCTATTTCGGAGAGTCTTTAGACTCCAGTGCCGGTAACAGACCCTTATAGGGTCAAAGCAAGCCACCGGCTTAGCCGGTGGTCTTGACTTATTATTTGCAGCAGACTTATAAATAGCTGTACATCAAAAAAAATACAGAAAAGGGGAAAGAGAAGTGAGTGGAGAACAAGTAGAGAAAAGGGAAGAGAGACAGGAAAATAAAATGGGTGTGATGCCGGTGAACCGTTTGCTGATTACCATGGCTCTTCCTATGATTGTGTCTATGATTGTCCAGGCATTGTATAATATTGTGGACAGTATGTTTGTGTCCCAAATCAGTGAAAACGCTTTGACCGCAGTATCTTTGGCGTTTCCTGTACAAAACCTGATGATCGCTGTAGGAGCAGGTACAGGGGTAGGTATTAACGCCATTTTATCTAGAAGTCTTGGGGAGAGAAAGTTTGAGACAGCCAATCAGATTGCGGAAAACGGCATATTTTTAGGGTTTCTCAGCTATTTGGCTTTTTTAGTAATCGGAGTAGCCGGTTCCAGAATCTTTTTTTCCATGCAGACAAAAAATGAAGAAATTATTGAGTATGGAATAGAGTATATGATGATCTGCTGCGCCTGTTCTATTGGATTTTTTATGCAGATTACCTTTGAAAGATTGCTGCAGTCTACAGGAAAGACCTTTTATACTATGATCACCCAGGGAACAGGGGCGATTATTAACATTATTTTAGACCCAATTTTGATTTTTGGATATTTTAATATGCCTAAAATGGGAGTGGCAGGAGCTGCCGCCGCCACAGTAATCGGGCAGATCATAGCGGCTATGCTGGCGATTTACTTTAATTTGACGAAAAACAAAGATATTACATTAAAAATAAGCCAGTTCAGACCTTCCGGATATATTATTAAGTCCATATATGCTGTAGGAGTTCCTTCCATTATCATGTCCTCTATTGGCTCTGTGATGACATTTGGAATGAACAAAATTTTAATTTCCTTTACTTCTACAGCTACGGCAGTATTTGGAGTTTACTTTAAGCTGCAAAGCTTTATTTTCATGCCTGTATTTGGTCTAAATAACGGTATGGTTCCCATTGTGTCTTATAATTACGGAGCAGGTAAAGAGAAGAGAATTGTAAAGACCATTAAACTTAGCGTGGCCTACGCTACAGGAATGATGTTAATTGGCGTTTTAGTATTCTGGGGCTTTACCCCTCAATTACTGGGGATTTTTAATGCCTCAGAGTCTATGCTGGAGATTGGAGTGCCGGCTTTAAGACATATTAGTATAAGCTTTTTGATGGCAGGATTTAATATTATTATTTTATCAGTTTGTCAAGCCTTAGGCCATGGACTGCTAAGCCTTTCTGTGTCGGCAGTAAGACAGCTGGTGTTCCTTCTGCCATGCGCTTTTATACTTTCCAGAACAGCAGGCTTGTCAGCTGTGTGGTGGGCGTTTCCATTTGCAGAGGTTTTCGCCTTGTGTATGAGCGCCAATTTTATGAGATATATTTATAAAAAGGAAATAAGTCCTTTAAAAGAAAGGGAGAACCTTCCTTATTCATAATAGTGGTGTCTAATTTCAGGGTCCGCTCATAGCATATACAAAAGATATGCTGGGAGCGGACATTTTTTGATTACAATAAGTTTATGTATGATTGTAAAAAATGAAGAGGGAGTGCTGGAAAGATGCCTGGAATCTGCTAAAGAGTTTGCAGATGAAATTATTATTGTAGATACTGGGTCGGATGATAAAACAATAGAGATTGCAGGAAAATATACAGAGAAGGTGTACCGATTTCAATGGAGAGATGATTTTTCTGCGGCAAGGAATTATTCTTTTTCCAGGGCTGAAATGGATTACTGTATGTGGCTGGATGCAGATGACGTAGTAACAGAGGAAAACAAAAGGAAATTGCTGGAGCTGAAAAAATCTATGAATCCTTCTGTAGATGTGGTGATGGCAAAATATGCAGTTTCTGAGGATAAAAAAGGAAACCCTCTTTTCTCATATTACAGGGAAAGGCTGGTGAAAAATAAGAAAGGTTTTTTGTGGAAAGGAAAGGTACATGAGGCCATTGCCCCGTCAGGGAATGTGATTTATTCAGATATTACTATTCACCACAGAAAAATAGGGCAGGGAGATACAGACAGAAATTTAAGAATTTATGAGGGGATGATTGCAGCCGGGGAGTTTATGGATGAAAGAAGCTGGTTCTACTATGGACGAGAGCTGTTTTACCATGGAAAGTATGAAAAAGCAGTCCAGATATTTGAAAAATTTTTAGAAGGTAACGGATGGGTGGAAAATAAAATTGAGGCCTGCTTAAATATGGCGGAATGCTTTAAAAATATGGGGGAGGGGGAGAAGGAACTGAAGGCGTTGTTTCAAAGCTTTTTGTTTGCCCCGCCCAGGGGGGAGGTATGCTTTGCTGCTGGAAGATATTTTCAGGAGCAGGAGAGATGGGAGGAAGCTATATTTTGGTTTGAATCAGCTTTAAGAGTTAAGGCCCCCAGTGAAGCAGGAGGTTTTATCAGGTGGGACTGTTACGGCTATTTGCCGGAAATCAACTTATGTGTTTGTTATGACAAGCTGGGAGACAGAGAAAAGGCATATGAATATCACTTAAAATCAAAGGCAAGGAAACCAGAAGCAAAAGAGGTGGAGTGGAATGAAAAATATTTTAATAGAGAAAAAAGGACGAACCAAACTTGTTCTGCCCACATATGATATATTAAACCGGCAGGAAAGCAAAGCAATATGTTTTGAAAACCTGCTGGAATAATAAAAAGGAGTGATTTTATGTGTTGTAATTCTATAGATAATAGTTGTGGATGTAATCGTGCTTATCCAATTGGAAGCTGCTGCTCATGCAGACCTTACCCCCAAAGGCCATGCTGCTGCAGAGGTCCTCAAGGTCCAATGGGGCCGATGGGACCAATGGGGCCAATGGGACCGATGGGACCAATGGGGCCAACCGGACCAATGGGATTTATGGGACCAACAGGACCGATGGGACCAATGGGACTTCAGGGACCGACAGGACCGATGGGACCAATGGGACTTCAGGGCCCAATAGGCCCAACAGGACCAACAGGTCCAATGGGACCTGGATTAAGCGACGCAGGCCCATTTAACCCTGCGATTCCTTATCTGGAAGGCGACCTTGTATATTACAATGGTTCACTGTACAGAGCGAACAGAAACTATCCTGAAGGAGTTCCCGGAACATCTAATGATTATGATTTAGTAACAGCAGCAGGTCCAACAGGAGCCACCGGAGCTACAGGCCCACAGGGTCCACAGGGTCCGGCGGGAGCAGCAGGAGCTACAGGAGCCACAGGCCCACAGGGTTCTCAAGGCATTCAGGGTCCGGAAGGTCCCCAGGGAGCCCAGGGCCCGGCAGGAGCAGCAGGAGCCACCGGGGCTACAGGTCCGGAAGGTCCCCAGGGAGCTGAGGGCCCGGCAGGAGCAGCAGGAGCCACCGGAGCTACAGGTCCAGAAGGCCCCCAGGGAGCTCAGGGCCCGGCGGGAGCGGCAGGAGCTACGGGAGCCACTGGAGCCACCGGAGCTACAGGTCCAACTGGACCAACAGGTCCTTCCGGCGCAATTCCGTTTAATGTACTTTATGCTGTGAATGCTGCCGACCAGACACCAGCCGGTGCCAATGACGCTTTAACTTTTGCCACCACACAGGTGGAGGAAGGTACTGCTATTACCCATTCAGCAGGTACAGGAACATTTACATTAACAGAAAACGGAACTTACCAGGTTATTTACAATACAGTAGTTTCAGACGCAACTGGTACTAGGCCTCCAGTAAGTGTAGGAGTAACATTACAAAATAATGGTACCCCTATTACAGGCACAGATTCTACTGCCACAATTACAGCGACCAACGATACTGCCACATTAAGCGGCAATACAGTTGTACAGGTAACTGCGGCTCCTGTAACTATTACACTGAATACTGACAATACAAACGGAGAATTCTCCAATACAGCAATTTCTATTAGAAAATTAGACTAAATATTAAATTAAAAACAGAAAACAGGTAGATAATAACAGGGGAGCGCTGCATTTGCGGCGCTCTCCAATTTGTTGTAGTTGACATGACTTTACAGAGAAGATTATGATAGAGTAGATGGAAAAAATATTTTTTTATTAAAGATTAAATTAGAACTGGAAGGTAAGCGGTGACAGAATATGAGACGAGACGGAAAAGAATTTTTAGAAGTTTTTTTAGACGGCAGCTATGTAACAGCAGGAGAAATTGCTGAAAAGTTTCATGTCAGCCCTAAAACTGTCAGGTTGAGGATTAAAGAGCTAAATGAAATAGGAAAAAATCATGGTTTTGTAATTATATCTAAGCCCAGGTTTGGATATCGGCTGGAAAATATAAATGAAAAGGCGGCTGAAAATTTTTATAAAAGCCAGAGGCAAAAAGAAGATAAAATTCCGGAATCTGCAGAAGAAAGAACAGATTTTCTGCTGGCATATTTAATCTCACATAAAACCTATATAAAAATAGATCAGCTTTGTGAATTTTTGTATGTCTCCAGAGCTACTTTGCAGATTTCCATTAAACAAACGGAACAGATTGTAAATCAGTACGGTATTGTTATAGAGAGAAGGCCTAACTTCGGTTTAAGAATGAAAGGGGCGGAGTTTGATTTCCGCAGATGCATTGGAGATTATTTTGTCAGAAGAAATCTGTTTTCTGATTTAGATGAAAACAGAAAGGGAAAGGAACTGAAAAGCCTGGGAGACATGGCTCTTTCCCTGATGAAGGAATATGATATCCATATGGCGGAAACATCCTTTGACATATTTATTCACCATGTATATATTGCTTTAAAGAGAATTAGATCAGGTTTTTTTACAGAATTATTAGATCAGGAAAATATAAGCCTGAGCCAGGAGGAGTGGAGTTTTATTTGGAGATTTACTGAGACCCTGGCGCAGGTGTGGAATGTAAAAATAGAAGAGAATGAGAAAAATTATATTGCCTTATATCTGGCGGGAAAAAGAACTATAGAGCTGGAGCAGGCGCAGGATCAAAATTTTGTAGTGGGAGAAGAGATTGGACAGCTGGCAGATTTGATTCTTAATGTGCTTCTAGACGAATTTAATGTGGATTTAAGAGGAGATTTTCATATTAGAATGATGCTTAGCTCCCATCTGGTGCCGCTGGCCATACGGATTCAGTATGGAATATCCAATGTAAGTCAGATTCTGGAGGAAGTAAAAAAGAATTATGCCTTTCCCTACACAATGGCTGTAAGAACAGGGGAGATTCTGGAAGAAAAATTTAAAAAAGAAATATCCCCGGATGAAGTCAGCTATTTTGCAGTGATATACGCTTTGGCCCTGGAGGAGATGAAAGGGAAAACCAGAAAAAAATCAAATATTCTTATTGTATGTAATTCTGGAAAGGGCAGCTCCAGACTGCTGCTTTATAAGTACAGAGAAGAATTCGGGGAGTATTTAAATAAAATTTACATTTGCGATATGGTGGGGCTGAACACCTTTGATTTTTCTAAAGTAGATTATGTATTTACTACAATCCCCATAAGCAGGCCGATACCAGTGCCTATTGTGGAGGTAGGCTTATTTCTTAGAAACCAGAGATCTGGTGCAGGTGAAAAATACCTTAAAAAGCAGCAGAAAGGCATATTTATCCCATATATACAGGCCAGAGCGTTTCTTTACAGAGATTAAAGGGACAAGCAAGGAGGAGGTTCTAGAGAATCTTTGTATTGCCATAGGAAAAAGAGAGAAACTGCCAGAAGGGTTTTTAGAGTCGGTTTTAATCAGAGAAGGGCTGGGACAAACAGATTTTGGAAATCATGTGGCAATGCCCCACCCTCATAAACTTTTGGCGGAAGAAACAAAGGTATTTGTAGCTGTTTTGAAGCAGCCTGTTTTTTGGACTAAAAATACAGTTCAGGCAGTATTTCTGGCTTCTATAGGGAACAGGCAGGATGAGTGCCTGCCTCATTTTTACGAGGCCACTGCAAGAGCGATGCAGAGCAGAGAAGGAATGGAAAGGCTGATTAAGGAGAAAACCTTTAAAGTTCTTATGGATATTTTAGATAAAGGTTAATTACACTATACCACATAGAATTTACCACATTCTATGTGGTATTTTTTCATGTGGTAATTAAATTTCAGCAAATTATAATAAGGCTAAGAATATAAATCGCGATTTATTATGGAGGTTAAGTTATGTCATATGAATGTTTCTTATTAGGAATACACACTGTCAGAAAGGTATGTGGCGGGTATCAGCCCGCCACAGCAGGGTTTTGAGTGGTGTTGATTTCAATGTACTCGGCAATCCGGCGGAGCTCGTCAGCAAATTTGAATTTCACACTAATATTGCCGTTTTCGTAAACCTTGATATGGTCTACAAGCTCAATCAAAATTTCCCGGTTGAGTGTTTCAATGTTCTGGTACTTCATAAAGGCTACAAGAGCAGGATGCTCCTTATTTACACCGTTTGCCAGCTCCGCCCGTTCAGCGGTCAGCCGGGCCAGAATGTCCGAGAGGGATGCGGCCTGCCGCTCATAATCGGCTTTCATATCCCGGTAGTCCTGCTGGGTAATTTCCCCGTCTTTCCAGTCTTGATAAAGAGACTGCTTGTACCGGGTCACTTTTGCCAGTTCCCGCTCCTTGGCGGCTATCAGATCGTCCAGTCGGAAAGACTGGCTTTTTTTGATGGGGGCCGAATTGATCCGGGCGATAATCTCGGAGTAGGAAACCGCCAGATGTACCTGTTGCCGTACAGCGAAC
The window above is part of the Lachnoclostridium edouardi genome. Proteins encoded here:
- a CDS encoding BclA protein — encoded protein: MGPMGPMGPMGPMGPMGPTGPMGFMGPTGPMGPMGLQGPTGPMGPMGLQGPIGPTGPTGPMGPGLSDAGPFNPAIPYLEGDLVYYNGSLYRANRNYPEGVPGTSNDYDLVTAAGPTGATGATGPQGPQGPAGAAGATGATGPQGSQGIQGPEGPQGAQGPAGAAGATGATGPEGPQGAEGPAGAAGATGATGPEGPQGAQGPAGAAGATGATGATGATGPTGPTGPSGAIPFNVLYAVNAADQTPAGANDALTFATTQVEEGTAITHSAGTGTFTLTENGTYQVIYNTVVSDATGTRPPVSVGVTLQNNGTPITGTDSTATITATNDTATLSGNTVVQVTAAPVTITLNTDNTNGEFSNTAISIRKLD
- a CDS encoding PTS sugar transporter subunit IIA — translated: MKNTLKSSRKAYLSHIYRPERFFTEIKGTSKEEVLENLCIAIGKREKLPEGFLESVLIREGLGQTDFGNHVAMPHPHKLLAEETKVFVAVLKQPVFWTKNTVQAVFLASIGNRQDECLPHFYEATARAMQSREGMERLIKEKTFKVLMDILDKG
- a CDS encoding BglG family transcription antiterminator encodes the protein MRRDGKEFLEVFLDGSYVTAGEIAEKFHVSPKTVRLRIKELNEIGKNHGFVIISKPRFGYRLENINEKAAENFYKSQRQKEDKIPESAEERTDFLLAYLISHKTYIKIDQLCEFLYVSRATLQISIKQTEQIVNQYGIVIERRPNFGLRMKGAEFDFRRCIGDYFVRRNLFSDLDENRKGKELKSLGDMALSLMKEYDIHMAETSFDIFIHHVYIALKRIRSGFFTELLDQENISLSQEEWSFIWRFTETLAQVWNVKIEENEKNYIALYLAGKRTIELEQAQDQNFVVGEEIGQLADLILNVLLDEFNVDLRGDFHIRMMLSSHLVPLAIRIQYGISNVSQILEEVKKNYAFPYTMAVRTGEILEEKFKKEISPDEVSYFAVIYALALEEMKGKTRKKSNILIVCNSGKGSSRLLLYKYREEFGEYLNKIYICDMVGLNTFDFSKVDYVFTTIPISRPIPVPIVEVGLFLRNQRSGAGEKYLKKQQKGIFIPYIQARAFLYRD